One genomic segment of Candidatus Bipolaricaulota bacterium includes these proteins:
- the greA gene encoding transcription elongation factor GreA gives MVPVLTPDGLEKIKKELDYLKNKKRREISEKIEKAKELGDLSENAEYHEAKDEQGMVEARIKELEGLLKSAVVSEASGSKEEVGVGSEVVVKSKFGEQTYKIVGYNEANPSAGFISNESPLGSAFLGKRKGQVVEVEVPAGVISYEIIEIR, from the coding sequence ATGGTTCCAGTATTAACTCCAGATGGTTTGGAAAAGATTAAAAAAGAGCTTGATTATTTAAAGAATAAAAAAAGAAGAGAAATTAGCGAAAAAATAGAAAAAGCCAAGGAACTGGGCGATTTGTCTGAAAACGCGGAATATCATGAGGCCAAAGACGAACAAGGCATGGTTGAAGCTAGAATAAAGGAGCTTGAAGGTTTGTTGAAAAGCGCGGTGGTGTCCGAAGCCAGCGGCAGCAAGGAAGAAGTAGGGGTAGGATCCGAAGTGGTGGTTAAATCCAAATTCGGCGAACAAACTTACAAAATAGTGGGATATAATGAGGCCAATCCTTCGGCCGGTTTTATTTCCAATGAATCTCCTTTGGGCAGCGCGTTTTTAGGCAAGAGAAAAGGGCAAGTGGTGGAAGTAGAAGTCCCTGCCGGGGTGATCTCGTATGAGATTATAGAGATAAGATAG
- the mrdA gene encoding penicillin-binding protein 2, with protein sequence MEKKDQEKKSSENSDIFSLTKIKDKALSRNSRVFWTEEAYINYSDRDINRSDKIYFGLSINQKVIHIFLFIVFLGLGLLLARSVHLQVIKGDEYLATAEQNRIRIQYVKAPRGIIYDRAGRALVSNVPNFHLYITPFDFPKDEQEQNEIIAELDKIVGYPLGDRLEDIRKFTPRQREYFEPLDLCEDIPYDIALRLDVYTSNLSGVGVLYDAKRKYEFIEEVSANEYLYNSLSHIIGYEGKISEQEYDDWKESGYLLSDRTGKSGIELSYEKALKGKHGKKQIEVDSQGKEKKIIAQEDAERGQGVVLTIDLDIQKKLEELLRNELLLAEKKKGVAIAMNPQNGEILGMVSLPSYNNNDFAQGMKADKYKQLIDNEDNPLFNRVIKGEYPSGSTIKPVIASAALEEKIITENTSFLSTGGIRIGEWFFPDWKAGGHGLTDVKKALSDSVNTFFYIIGGGYNNFEGLGVKKINYYAALFGFGQATGIDLAGENQGFLPTPEWKFEVKGEQWYIGDTYHLAIGQGDFLVTPLQIANMTAIMANKGKFIKPHLVNKFISVDTGEVKNVNYEVERENFISPYNLNIVRQGMRQAVTFGSAKILSGLPVTSAAKTGTAQWGTDKDAHAWFTAFAPYEDAEIAVTVLIEEGEEGSVTAAPVAYDFLKWYFAEYKKL encoded by the coding sequence ATGGAAAAAAAGGATCAAGAGAAAAAATCATCCGAGAATTCCGATATTTTCAGTTTGACGAAAATAAAAGACAAGGCGTTATCCAGAAACAGCCGTGTGTTTTGGACCGAAGAAGCGTATATCAATTATTCGGATAGAGATATAAACCGATCCGACAAAATTTATTTCGGCTTGTCGATCAACCAGAAGGTTATTCATATTTTTTTATTTATCGTTTTTTTGGGGTTGGGTTTGCTTTTGGCTCGTTCGGTGCATTTGCAAGTGATTAAAGGGGATGAATATTTGGCCACGGCCGAACAAAACAGAATCAGAATTCAGTATGTTAAAGCGCCGCGCGGCATTATTTATGATCGAGCGGGCAGAGCGCTGGTTTCCAATGTGCCTAATTTTCATTTGTACATCACGCCGTTTGATTTTCCCAAAGATGAACAAGAGCAAAATGAAATAATTGCCGAATTGGATAAAATCGTGGGTTACCCGCTGGGAGATCGTCTGGAAGACATAAGGAAGTTTACTCCGCGCCAACGTGAGTATTTCGAGCCGCTTGATTTGTGCGAGGACATTCCTTACGACATCGCTTTGAGGTTGGATGTTTACACGTCTAATTTATCCGGAGTCGGTGTTTTGTATGACGCCAAAAGAAAATATGAATTTATTGAAGAAGTGTCGGCAAATGAATATTTATATAACAGTTTATCGCATATTATCGGGTATGAGGGAAAGATTTCCGAGCAAGAATACGATGATTGGAAAGAGTCGGGCTATTTGTTGAGCGACCGGACGGGTAAAAGCGGCATAGAATTGAGTTATGAAAAAGCATTGAAGGGCAAGCATGGGAAAAAGCAAATAGAAGTCGATTCTCAAGGCAAGGAAAAGAAAATAATCGCGCAAGAAGACGCCGAACGAGGTCAAGGCGTAGTGCTGACCATTGACTTGGATATTCAGAAAAAACTTGAAGAATTGTTGCGAAACGAACTACTTCTCGCGGAGAAAAAGAAAGGAGTGGCCATAGCGATGAATCCGCAAAACGGTGAGATTTTGGGCATGGTAAGTTTGCCGAGTTACAACAATAATGATTTCGCTCAAGGCATGAAGGCGGATAAATACAAGCAATTGATCGACAATGAAGATAATCCGCTTTTTAATCGCGTTATTAAAGGCGAGTATCCGTCCGGATCAACCATTAAACCGGTTATCGCCAGCGCCGCGCTCGAAGAAAAAATAATCACGGAAAACACTTCATTTTTGAGCACCGGTGGCATTCGAATAGGCGAGTGGTTTTTTCCTGACTGGAAAGCGGGAGGCCACGGATTGACGGACGTGAAAAAAGCTCTGTCGGATTCGGTGAATACATTTTTTTACATTATCGGCGGAGGATATAACAATTTTGAAGGACTTGGCGTAAAGAAAATAAATTATTACGCGGCCTTGTTTGGCTTCGGTCAGGCGACCGGAATTGATTTGGCCGGAGAAAATCAAGGATTTCTGCCAACCCCGGAATGGAAATTCGAAGTAAAGGGCGAGCAGTGGTACATCGGCGACACTTATCATTTGGCCATCGGGCAAGGAGATTTTCTGGTTACTCCTTTGCAAATAGCCAATATGACCGCGATCATGGCGAATAAGGGCAAGTTTATCAAACCTCATTTGGTGAATAAATTTATTTCCGTTGATACGGGAGAAGTGAAGAACGTCAATTATGAAGTGGAAAGGGAGAATTTCATATCGCCATACAATCTCAATATCGTCAGGCAAGGCATGAGGCAGGCGGTGACCTTTGGCAGCGCCAAGATTCTATCCGGCTTGCCGGTCACTTCCGCGGCCAAGACGGGGACCGCTCAGTGGGGAACTGATAAGGACGCGCATGCCTGGTTTACGGCTTTCGCTCCGTATGAAGACGCGGAGATAGCGGTTACCGTTTTAATTGAAGAGGGAGAAGAAGGCAGCGTCACCGCCGCTCCCGTGGCCTACGATTTTTTGAAATGGTATTTTGCTGAATATAAGAAGTTGTAA